A section of the Eriocheir sinensis breed Jianghai 21 chromosome 40, ASM2467909v1, whole genome shotgun sequence genome encodes:
- the LOC127009186 gene encoding uncharacterized protein LOC127009186, whose protein sequence is MNWTLLSLVCGLVGALAIEEKADVEREILHKERFIAKITTSTRLALTTTTTTVPFTCASLSTRVCRRRRKRSATEDLGGEIKNEGVELFSGHLEDPEVEYERRSGRISFTLGTVTTTTFTITSTSINSATTFSISYFCSAPNAVYPPGC, encoded by the exons ATGAATTGGACTCTGCTATCTTTGGTGTGTGGCCTTGTTGGTGCCTTAG CTATAGAGGAAAAGGCTGATGTGGAGCGGGAGATACTTCATAAAGAGAGGTTTATCGCGAAGATCACCACCAGCACGCGACTTGCTCTcacgacgaccaccaccactgtccCATTCACTTGTGCGTCTCTAAGCACCCGTGTTTGCAGGCGGCGTCGAAAGCGCTCAGCGACAGAAGACTTGGGCGGAGAAATTAAGAA CGAGGGTGTAGAGCTGTTCAGTGGACACCTGGAGGACCCGGAGGTGGAATATGAGAGAAGGAGCGGGCGCATCTCCTTCACACTAggcacagtcaccaccaccaccttcaccatcacctccacctccataaaCAGCGCCACTACCTTCTCCATCTCCTACTTCTGCTCGGCACCCAACGCCGTGTATCCTCCTGGATGTTAA
- the LOC127009180 gene encoding protein O-linked-mannose beta-1,2-N-acetylglucosaminyltransferase 1-like isoform X1 — MKRQVWVVLAMVGAAYLLAILCLTFRYSHLFVQDLIEKEDTDIRKSSNYESLNNFTSAWGPTLPKTKKDEKPVVSGIKRDTYLNIDVSVSKWMLEVKVDMKVILYEKMVMADIKFMKKGGMYLLVLNPTTATVMHFSKHRTFERSGDRELLRVVKGVQPGRILVFAALHEGFMQMSDLTVGWMRKTGSRAIFDMTMGDRWAWIWTKGGQTWAEGAVFARDGDSLMLQGGPLRLQANLPRSTLYEVECSNWPNGKRWSERKRFCNRFEGYGDLCSCKTPELLPSNQMRNKKGEWGESTIPTVVVASERPLLLHRCLRRLMSVAGSSPERTLVVADGDLDGRLQEVQAVVSLYGIMFEGHDAGGNNVTLRITRHYKTVMDAAFRTFPDDPYVILLEEDLYVASDFFSYFAQTAPLLMSDPTLYCVSAWNDLARDDSGGNPRLVMRSETMAGLGWLLSKKVYQDVITKWPAHDKFADWDMWMRLPEIQQGRECLVPEVSRTFHFGSKGAHLTDYFQANFYAHASFNTMAHVTLADLDMLGPTSYDQHLKELLFNGVHLDGDATNPCSKTLLPRNSSSVYILWIKMNEARDEFTYMGVMSCLRLWNLDLRAHHKLLWRLRWKGTCLLVVGWPASPFSVLKPKEVRVLMRYDPLKPEEEFPVYKYLSTNKTTSINTSLT; from the exons ATGAAG AGACAGGTGTGGGTGGTGCTGGCCATGGTGGGGGCAGCTTACCTCCTGGCGATTCTCTGCTTAACCTTCAGATACAGTCACCTATTTGTCCAAG ATCTTATTGAGAAAGAAGACACGGACATCAGAAAGTCATCAAATTATGAGAGCCTCAACAATTTTACATCTGCATGGGGACCTACACTACCCAAAACCAAGAAGGATGAGAAGCCAGTGGTCAGTGGCATAAAGAGAGACACCTACTTAAACATTGATGTGTCAGTGTCCAAGTGGATGCTAGAGGTCAAGGTGGACATGaaagtg ATTTTGTACGAGAAAATGGTTATGGCTGACATCAAATTTATGAAGAAAGGGGGAATGTACCTACTTGTACTGAATCCTACCACAGCCACTGTCATGCACTTCTCCAAGCATAGGACCTTTGAGCGCTCTGGGGACCGCGAACTTCTGAGGGTTGTGAAAGGCGTGCAGCCTGGGAGGATTCTAGTTTTCGCTGCTCTG CATGAGGGGTTCATGCAGATGTCTGACTTGACTGTGGGTTGGATGCGGAAGACTGGTTCACGGGCCATTTTTGACATGACCATGGGTGACAG GTGGGCATGGATATGGACCAAGGGAGGACAGACATGGGCTGAAGGAGCTGTGTTTGCTCGAGATGGAGACAGTCTCATGCTGCAGGGTGGGCCGCTCCGCCTCCAGGCCAACCTCCCGCGCTCTACATTATATG AAGTGGAATGCTCTAACTGGCCTAATGGAAAAAGATGGTCAGAGCGGAAAAGATTCTGTAATCGCTTTGAGGGTTATGGTGATCTCTGCAGCTGCAAGACCCCCGAGCTACTACCCTCCAACCAG ATgaggaacaaaaaaggagaatggggagagagcACCATACCGACAGTGGTGGTGGCGAGTGAACGCCCCTTGCTGCTACACAG GTGCCTTCGCCGGCTGATGTCTGTGGCAGGTAGTAGCCCTGAAAGGACGTTGGTGGTGGCTGATGGGGACCTTGATGGCAGGCTACAAGAGGTCCAAGCGGTAGTCAGCCTTTATGGAATAATG TTTGAGGGTCATGATGCTGGGGGAAACAATGTCACCCTGCGCATCACCCGCCACTACAAGACAGTGATGGATGCTGCATTCAGAACCTTTCCTGATGACCCTTATGTCATCCTTCTCGAGGAAGACCTCTACGTGGCTTCAGACTTCTTCAG CTACTTTGCTCAAACTGCACCACTTCTGATGAGTGACCCAACTCTCTACTGCGTGTCTGCCTGGAATGATCTGGCGCGAGATGATTCTGGTGGGAATCCGAGACTTGTCATGCGCTCTGAGACAATGGCAGGGCTGGGCTGGTTGCTGTCAAAGAAGGTTTATCAGGACGTGATTACAAAGTGGCCAGCACATGACAAG TTTGCAGATTGGGACATGTGGATGCGACTACCAGAGATTCAACAGGGTCGAGAGTGTCTGGTACCCGAGGTCTCCCGTACCTTCCACTTCGGCTCCAAGGGTGCCCACCTGACAGACTACTTCCAGGCAAATTTTTACGCCCATGCTTCTTTCAACACTATGGCTCACGTTACTCTTGCTGATCTTGATAT GTTAGGGCCAACATCTTATGACCAACATTTGAAGGAGTTGCTTTTTAATGGCGTTCATCTGGACGGGGATGCCACCAACCCATGCAGCAAGACTCTCCTCCCTCGGAACTCT AGCAGCGTCTACATCCTCTGGATCAAGATGAATGAGGCAAGAGATGAATTCACCTACATGGGTGTGATGTCA TGCTTGCGGCTGTGGAACCTCGATCTACGTGCACACCACAAGCTGTTGTGGCGCCTGAGGTGGAAAGGCACGTGTCTTCTCGTGGTGGGGTGGCCAGCGTCCCCATTCTC AGTCCTCAAGCCAAAGGAAGTGCGGGTACTGATGAGATATGACCCGCTCAAACCCGAGGAGGAGTTCCCTGTGTACAAATACCTGTCCACAAACAAAACTACTTCTATCAATACGTCCCTGACCTGA
- the LOC127009180 gene encoding protein O-linked-mannose beta-1,2-N-acetylglucosaminyltransferase 1-like isoform X2, whose translation MVGAAYLLAILCLTFRYSHLFVQDLIEKEDTDIRKSSNYESLNNFTSAWGPTLPKTKKDEKPVVSGIKRDTYLNIDVSVSKWMLEVKVDMKVILYEKMVMADIKFMKKGGMYLLVLNPTTATVMHFSKHRTFERSGDRELLRVVKGVQPGRILVFAALHEGFMQMSDLTVGWMRKTGSRAIFDMTMGDRWAWIWTKGGQTWAEGAVFARDGDSLMLQGGPLRLQANLPRSTLYEVECSNWPNGKRWSERKRFCNRFEGYGDLCSCKTPELLPSNQMRNKKGEWGESTIPTVVVASERPLLLHRCLRRLMSVAGSSPERTLVVADGDLDGRLQEVQAVVSLYGIMFEGHDAGGNNVTLRITRHYKTVMDAAFRTFPDDPYVILLEEDLYVASDFFSYFAQTAPLLMSDPTLYCVSAWNDLARDDSGGNPRLVMRSETMAGLGWLLSKKVYQDVITKWPAHDKFADWDMWMRLPEIQQGRECLVPEVSRTFHFGSKGAHLTDYFQANFYAHASFNTMAHVTLADLDMLGPTSYDQHLKELLFNGVHLDGDATNPCSKTLLPRNSSSVYILWIKMNEARDEFTYMGVMSCLRLWNLDLRAHHKLLWRLRWKGTCLLVVGWPASPFSVLKPKEVRVLMRYDPLKPEEEFPVYKYLSTNKTTSINTSLT comes from the exons ATGGTGGGGGCAGCTTACCTCCTGGCGATTCTCTGCTTAACCTTCAGATACAGTCACCTATTTGTCCAAG ATCTTATTGAGAAAGAAGACACGGACATCAGAAAGTCATCAAATTATGAGAGCCTCAACAATTTTACATCTGCATGGGGACCTACACTACCCAAAACCAAGAAGGATGAGAAGCCAGTGGTCAGTGGCATAAAGAGAGACACCTACTTAAACATTGATGTGTCAGTGTCCAAGTGGATGCTAGAGGTCAAGGTGGACATGaaagtg ATTTTGTACGAGAAAATGGTTATGGCTGACATCAAATTTATGAAGAAAGGGGGAATGTACCTACTTGTACTGAATCCTACCACAGCCACTGTCATGCACTTCTCCAAGCATAGGACCTTTGAGCGCTCTGGGGACCGCGAACTTCTGAGGGTTGTGAAAGGCGTGCAGCCTGGGAGGATTCTAGTTTTCGCTGCTCTG CATGAGGGGTTCATGCAGATGTCTGACTTGACTGTGGGTTGGATGCGGAAGACTGGTTCACGGGCCATTTTTGACATGACCATGGGTGACAG GTGGGCATGGATATGGACCAAGGGAGGACAGACATGGGCTGAAGGAGCTGTGTTTGCTCGAGATGGAGACAGTCTCATGCTGCAGGGTGGGCCGCTCCGCCTCCAGGCCAACCTCCCGCGCTCTACATTATATG AAGTGGAATGCTCTAACTGGCCTAATGGAAAAAGATGGTCAGAGCGGAAAAGATTCTGTAATCGCTTTGAGGGTTATGGTGATCTCTGCAGCTGCAAGACCCCCGAGCTACTACCCTCCAACCAG ATgaggaacaaaaaaggagaatggggagagagcACCATACCGACAGTGGTGGTGGCGAGTGAACGCCCCTTGCTGCTACACAG GTGCCTTCGCCGGCTGATGTCTGTGGCAGGTAGTAGCCCTGAAAGGACGTTGGTGGTGGCTGATGGGGACCTTGATGGCAGGCTACAAGAGGTCCAAGCGGTAGTCAGCCTTTATGGAATAATG TTTGAGGGTCATGATGCTGGGGGAAACAATGTCACCCTGCGCATCACCCGCCACTACAAGACAGTGATGGATGCTGCATTCAGAACCTTTCCTGATGACCCTTATGTCATCCTTCTCGAGGAAGACCTCTACGTGGCTTCAGACTTCTTCAG CTACTTTGCTCAAACTGCACCACTTCTGATGAGTGACCCAACTCTCTACTGCGTGTCTGCCTGGAATGATCTGGCGCGAGATGATTCTGGTGGGAATCCGAGACTTGTCATGCGCTCTGAGACAATGGCAGGGCTGGGCTGGTTGCTGTCAAAGAAGGTTTATCAGGACGTGATTACAAAGTGGCCAGCACATGACAAG TTTGCAGATTGGGACATGTGGATGCGACTACCAGAGATTCAACAGGGTCGAGAGTGTCTGGTACCCGAGGTCTCCCGTACCTTCCACTTCGGCTCCAAGGGTGCCCACCTGACAGACTACTTCCAGGCAAATTTTTACGCCCATGCTTCTTTCAACACTATGGCTCACGTTACTCTTGCTGATCTTGATAT GTTAGGGCCAACATCTTATGACCAACATTTGAAGGAGTTGCTTTTTAATGGCGTTCATCTGGACGGGGATGCCACCAACCCATGCAGCAAGACTCTCCTCCCTCGGAACTCT AGCAGCGTCTACATCCTCTGGATCAAGATGAATGAGGCAAGAGATGAATTCACCTACATGGGTGTGATGTCA TGCTTGCGGCTGTGGAACCTCGATCTACGTGCACACCACAAGCTGTTGTGGCGCCTGAGGTGGAAAGGCACGTGTCTTCTCGTGGTGGGGTGGCCAGCGTCCCCATTCTC AGTCCTCAAGCCAAAGGAAGTGCGGGTACTGATGAGATATGACCCGCTCAAACCCGAGGAGGAGTTCCCTGTGTACAAATACCTGTCCACAAACAAAACTACTTCTATCAATACGTCCCTGACCTGA